A window of the Helianthus annuus cultivar XRQ/B chromosome 4, HanXRQr2.0-SUNRISE, whole genome shotgun sequence genome harbors these coding sequences:
- the LOC110934761 gene encoding glutaredoxin-C11: MDRVNDLAFKSVAVIFTKSTCFMCHSIKALFYDFGASHAVYEVDHDVDLECALWSLGSNIAFPAVFVGGKYLGSTKEVISLQIDDILKRKLIEAKAIWL, from the coding sequence ATGGATAGGGTGAATGATTTAGCTTTCAAGAGTGTTGCCGTTATCTTCACCAAAAGCACATGCTTTATGTGCCATAGTATCAAGGCTCTCTTCTATGATTTTGGTGCAAGTCATGCAGTTTATGAAGTTGACCATGATGTCGATCTAGAGTGTGCCCTATGGAGTTTGGGTTCTAATATTGCGTTTCCAGCCGTGTTTGTAGGTGGTAAATATCTGGGTTCTACTAAAGAAGTTATTTCCTTACAGATTGATGACATTTTAAAGCGAAAGCTGATTGAAGCAAAGGCTATCTGGCTCTAG
- the LOC110933559 gene encoding TGACG-sequence-specific DNA-binding protein TGA-1A, giving the protein MVNALASQSDVVVFTKSTCIMCHSIKALFYYFGASPAVYEVDNDVDLEFSLQEWTTFSGDSCRRYWLKLSPVLTFSGDTSPVNGRRYWSDAIGLLSSLKESAAPSLEDEAAKTMSDKLQRRLPPNREAARICSTTRNMSFLKLVQLEHELERSRQQGVCGGLLNTSNGISSSNINSGIVAFEIMYDLWVFEQQKRDNELKIMLQNQVSEPDLRISVDSSLNHYYELFQMKANAMKTDVFYFMCGMWRTPIERLFQWLGGPRPSELICVRWGYLLILIVY; this is encoded by the exons ATGGTGAATGCTTTAGCTTCCCAGAGCGATGTCGTTGTCTTCACAAAAAGCACATGCATTATGTGCCATAGTATCAAGGCTCTCTTCTATTATTTTGGTGCAAGTCCTGCAGTTTATGAGGTTGACAATGATGTTGATCTAGAGTTTTCACTACAAGAATGGaccacctttagcggcgacagctGTCGCCGGTATTGGTTAAAATTGTCGCCGGTATTGacctttagcggcgacacgtCGCCGGTAAATGGTCGCCGGTATTGGTCGGACGCTATTGGCCTCCTGTCGTCGCTAAAG GAATCGGCCGCACCTTCATTAGAAGACGAAGCAGCGAAAACCATGTCTGATAAG TTGCAAAGAAGATTACCACCAAACAGAGAAGCTGCAC GCATATGTTCAACAACTAGAAACATGTCGTTTTTGAAGTTAGTGCAATTGGAGCATGAACTTGAGAGATCTCGACAACAGGGTGTGTGTGGCGGTTTACTTAATACAAGCAATGGTATATCATCTAGTAACATCAACTCAG GTATCGTTGCGTTTGAGATAATGtatgatttgtgggtttttgaaCAACAAAAGAGGGACAATGAACTTAAGATTATGTTGCAAAATCAAGTAAGCGAACCAGATCTTCGTATATCCGTGGACAGTAGCTTGAACCACTACTATGAGCTTTTCCAAATGAAAGCCAACGCTATGAAGACTGACGTGTTCTATTTTATGTGTGGAATGTGGAGAACGCCTATCGAAAGGCTCTTTCAATGGCTTGGAGGACCACGACCGTCAGAACTCATATGTGTAAGATGGGGCTACTTACTCATTTTGATCGTATATTAA